In Hymenobacter gelipurpurascens, one DNA window encodes the following:
- a CDS encoding asparaginase has product MATPSTSGPAQSAILVIYTGGTAGMAYNSRGELVPMKFEQIRKKMPELRQLNMQVDVLNLGPPIDSSNITVADWLALAALIRDNYDRYDGFVVLHGTDTMAYSAAALSFLLENLGKTVVFTGAQVPVGRIRTDARRNLVTALELAAARHPAAGTVRVPEVCVFFNELLIRGNRAKKVESQQYNAFRSENYPPLARAGIELEFHDKQIRLLPSAPLHVHTHLDDHVTILRLFPGLTERMMRAQLDVDDLRGAVLETYGSGNAPTAPWFLRCLQDAAERGVYLLNVSQCEEGRVLQGRYETSAHLTGLGIMGGDDITVEAAITKLMFVLGLNQEPEVTRRLLTQDLRGEITLI; this is encoded by the coding sequence TTGGCTACTCCTTCTACTTCCGGCCCCGCACAATCCGCTATTCTGGTCATTTATACCGGTGGCACAGCTGGCATGGCCTATAACAGTCGGGGTGAGTTGGTGCCCATGAAATTCGAGCAGATTCGGAAGAAAATGCCGGAGCTGCGGCAGCTGAACATGCAGGTAGATGTCCTGAATCTGGGGCCGCCTATTGATTCGTCTAACATCACGGTGGCCGATTGGCTGGCACTGGCGGCGCTCATCCGGGACAATTACGACCGCTACGATGGCTTTGTAGTGCTGCACGGCACCGATACCATGGCCTACTCGGCGGCGGCCCTGAGCTTCCTGCTCGAAAACCTGGGCAAAACGGTGGTATTCACGGGGGCGCAGGTGCCCGTAGGCCGGATTCGGACGGATGCGCGCCGCAACCTCGTGACGGCCTTGGAACTGGCCGCGGCTCGCCACCCGGCCGCGGGCACGGTGCGTGTGCCGGAAGTATGCGTGTTTTTCAATGAGCTGCTGATCAGGGGAAACCGGGCCAAGAAAGTAGAAAGTCAGCAGTATAACGCTTTCCGCAGCGAGAACTACCCGCCGCTGGCCCGCGCCGGCATCGAGCTGGAGTTCCACGACAAGCAGATTCGGCTGCTACCCTCGGCGCCCCTGCACGTGCATACCCACCTCGATGACCACGTGACGATTCTGCGCCTGTTCCCGGGCCTCACGGAGCGTATGATGCGGGCCCAGCTGGATGTGGACGATCTGCGCGGTGCGGTGCTGGAAACCTATGGTTCCGGCAATGCCCCCACCGCGCCTTGGTTTCTCAGGTGCCTCCAGGATGCTGCTGAGCGGGGAGTGTACCTGCTCAATGTGAGTCAGTGCGAAGAAGGCCGTGTGCTGCAGGGCCGCTACGAAACCAGCGCCCACCTGACTGGCCTAGGCATCATGGGGGGAGACGATATTACGGTAGAAGCCGCCATTACCAAGCTCATGTTCGTGTTGGGCCTCAACCAGGAACCGGAGGTTACACGGCGCCTTCTGACCCAGGACCTACGCGGCGAAATCACGCTAATCTGA
- a CDS encoding TatD family hydrolase, which translates to MQLSDSHAHIYSEQFKPDQDDMLRRAFDAGVSTIFMPNIDHTSIDAMLEVEAKYPTRCFAQMGLHPCHVTRNFEKELYEVETWLGRRPFAAVGECGIDLYWDKTHLSEQQEALRIQVALAKKHNLPLVLHTRDAFRETADIIAAAQDGTLRGVFHCFSGSKEEAEEVIKLGFKLGIGGVATFKNGGLDKVLPGIGLEHLLLETDCPYLAPVPYRGKRNEPAYLPLVAHRVAELLGKDMEEVAEATTHNTLELFGELPAQQGPQATQAG; encoded by the coding sequence ATGCAACTTTCTGATTCGCACGCTCACATCTATTCCGAGCAATTCAAACCCGACCAGGATGACATGCTGCGCCGCGCTTTTGATGCCGGAGTAAGCACCATCTTCATGCCCAACATCGACCACACCAGCATCGACGCCATGCTGGAAGTGGAAGCCAAATACCCCACGCGCTGCTTCGCCCAAATGGGTTTGCACCCGTGCCACGTTACGCGCAATTTCGAAAAGGAGCTCTACGAGGTAGAAACCTGGCTCGGCCGCCGGCCTTTTGCGGCGGTAGGGGAGTGTGGTATTGATCTGTACTGGGACAAAACCCACCTTTCTGAGCAGCAGGAAGCCCTGCGCATTCAGGTAGCGCTAGCCAAGAAGCATAACCTGCCCCTGGTGCTGCACACCCGCGACGCCTTCCGCGAAACCGCCGATATCATTGCGGCCGCACAGGATGGCACTTTGCGGGGCGTGTTTCATTGCTTTTCTGGTTCCAAAGAAGAAGCCGAGGAGGTTATCAAATTGGGCTTTAAGCTGGGCATTGGGGGCGTGGCAACCTTTAAGAATGGAGGTCTAGATAAGGTGCTTCCCGGCATAGGCCTAGAGCATCTTTTGCTGGAAACCGATTGCCCGTACCTGGCGCCAGTGCCGTACCGGGGCAAGCGCAACGAGCCCGCTTACCTGCCGCTGGTAGCGCATCGGGTGGCAGAACTACTCGGGAAGGACATGGAAGAAGTAGCCGAAGCCACTACCCACAACACGCTGGAACTGTTCGGGGAGTTGCCCGCGCAGCAAGGCCCTCAAGCTACACAAGCAGGCTAG
- a CDS encoding glycoside hydrolase family 3 C-terminal domain-containing protein: protein MLFESRSRAFLMAALFCATTQVAPAQTKPATTRPGATATSAKSAATGANRQQALLANEAKIDQLLKKLTLEEKIAMVHATSSFNSGGVKRLGIPEMETSDGPHGVRLEHGRDWQPDEGANDSGTYLPTGNTLASTWNPALGYAFGTVLGSEASFRGKDIILGPGINIIRTPLNGRNFEYLSEDPHLVSKMVVGYIRGVQDQGVSACVKHYAANNQEEHRNDIDVNMSERALREIYLPGFKAAVQEAGVNTLMGSYNKFRGQYATHNAYLMNDILKGEWGFKGLVISDWGSVHNTMEGLRNGTDLEMGTDLSLMYSSVDQTASAGMPKLTPALYDRFFFGTAALDAIKKDKSLEPLLDDKVRRILRVMYATNMMDGAKRKAGAYNTPEHQATALKVAEEGIVLLKNEGNILPLKKSTKTFAVIGANATRENALGGGSSQVKAKYEITPLQGLQKALGPQANITYAPGYKIARGQMADPELIAQAVAAAKAADVAIIVGGATHGYDYKVWSDNAYDAEGYDKPDMHMPFGQDELIKAVLAANPNTVVVLLNGGPIDVSAWAGQAKGIVEAWYPGMEGGNALAHVLFGDVNPSGKLPMTFPVKLEDSPAHKLGEYPSTPGDPLKQTYKEDIFVGYRYFDTYKVAPQFAFGHGLSYTSFEYGKLAVKPGKQSATVTLTVRNTGKVPGAEVVQLYVKDEQASVKRPEKELKAFEKVFLKPGESKTLTMNLGADAFSYYDEAKKQWVLEPGSFNVLVGSSSRDIRQTGTVKL, encoded by the coding sequence ATGCTTTTTGAATCCCGCTCCCGCGCCTTCCTGATGGCGGCACTCTTTTGTGCTACTACCCAGGTGGCCCCGGCCCAGACGAAGCCCGCTACTACCCGTCCAGGGGCCACCGCTACCTCCGCGAAAAGTGCTGCTACAGGTGCCAACCGCCAGCAGGCTCTGCTTGCCAACGAAGCCAAAATTGATCAGCTCCTCAAAAAGCTGACGCTGGAAGAGAAGATTGCCATGGTGCACGCCACCTCTTCCTTCAACTCCGGCGGCGTGAAGCGCCTGGGAATTCCGGAGATGGAAACCTCCGATGGCCCACACGGTGTGCGCCTGGAACACGGCCGCGACTGGCAGCCCGACGAAGGGGCCAACGACTCCGGCACGTACCTGCCTACTGGCAACACGTTGGCCTCTACCTGGAACCCCGCGCTGGGCTACGCCTTCGGAACGGTGCTGGGCAGTGAGGCCAGCTTCCGGGGCAAAGACATCATCCTGGGTCCCGGCATCAACATCATCCGTACGCCGCTGAACGGGCGTAACTTCGAATACCTCAGCGAAGACCCGCACTTGGTGTCGAAGATGGTGGTGGGCTATATCCGCGGGGTGCAAGACCAGGGCGTTTCGGCCTGCGTGAAGCACTACGCGGCCAACAACCAGGAGGAGCACCGCAACGATATTGACGTGAATATGAGCGAGCGGGCGCTCCGCGAAATCTACTTGCCCGGGTTCAAGGCCGCGGTGCAGGAGGCTGGCGTGAACACGCTGATGGGTTCCTACAACAAGTTTCGGGGCCAGTATGCCACGCACAACGCCTACCTGATGAACGACATCCTGAAAGGGGAGTGGGGCTTCAAAGGATTGGTAATAAGCGACTGGGGCTCGGTGCACAACACGATGGAAGGTCTGCGCAACGGCACCGATCTGGAAATGGGCACCGACCTTTCCCTGATGTACAGCAGCGTCGACCAGACGGCCAGTGCTGGTATGCCGAAGCTTACGCCTGCACTCTACGACCGGTTCTTCTTCGGCACGGCCGCGCTGGACGCCATCAAGAAAGACAAGTCATTGGAACCGCTGCTCGACGACAAAGTGCGCCGCATCCTGCGTGTGATGTACGCCACCAATATGATGGATGGTGCTAAGCGCAAGGCCGGGGCCTACAATACCCCCGAGCACCAGGCCACTGCCCTGAAAGTAGCTGAAGAAGGCATTGTGCTCCTGAAAAACGAGGGCAACATCCTGCCCCTCAAGAAATCCACGAAAACCTTCGCGGTTATTGGCGCCAACGCCACGCGCGAAAACGCACTAGGTGGTGGCAGCTCCCAGGTGAAGGCCAAGTATGAGATTACGCCGCTGCAGGGTCTGCAAAAAGCACTGGGCCCGCAGGCCAACATCACCTACGCCCCCGGCTACAAAATTGCCCGCGGACAGATGGCTGATCCTGAACTGATTGCTCAGGCCGTAGCCGCCGCCAAAGCTGCCGATGTAGCCATTATTGTAGGAGGCGCCACGCACGGCTACGACTACAAAGTGTGGTCGGATAACGCCTACGACGCGGAGGGCTACGATAAGCCCGATATGCATATGCCCTTTGGCCAGGATGAACTGATTAAGGCGGTGCTGGCGGCCAACCCCAATACGGTTGTGGTGCTGCTGAACGGCGGCCCGATTGATGTATCAGCGTGGGCCGGGCAGGCCAAGGGGATTGTGGAGGCTTGGTACCCCGGCATGGAAGGCGGCAACGCGCTGGCCCACGTGCTGTTCGGCGACGTGAATCCTTCCGGCAAGCTGCCCATGACTTTCCCCGTGAAGCTCGAAGACTCACCTGCGCATAAGCTAGGAGAGTACCCTAGCACCCCCGGCGACCCGCTGAAACAGACTTACAAGGAAGACATTTTCGTGGGCTACCGCTACTTCGATACCTATAAGGTGGCGCCGCAATTTGCCTTCGGTCATGGCCTGAGCTACACAAGCTTCGAGTACGGAAAGCTAGCCGTGAAGCCCGGTAAGCAAAGCGCTACGGTAACCCTCACGGTGCGCAACACGGGCAAAGTACCCGGTGCCGAAGTAGTGCAGCTCTATGTAAAGGATGAACAAGCCAGCGTGAAGCGCCCCGAGAAGGAGCTAAAAGCTTTCGAGAAAGTCTTCCTGAAGCCCGGCGAGTCTAAGACCCTGACCATGAACCTCGGCGCCGATGCCTTCAGCTACTACGATGAAGCCAAGAAGCAATGGGTGCTGGAGCCCGGCAGCTTCAACGTGCTGGTAGGCAGCTCCTCCCGCGACATCCGCCAGACAGGAACAGTGAAATTGTGA
- a CDS encoding glycosyltransferase produces the protein MVFLTLYFLGWFGLLTTAIVLFARRQGSPLHPVPQPLPRVSILIAARNEEAAIARCLRAIRALHYPPDLVEVLLGNDGSTDDTAAQAQASMEGYAGSFQIISIEEKLGTAHGKANVLAHLARVATSEYFFITDADIAVPASWLQGLLGHLAPGVGIVTGLTLVTGARLFHRLQGLDWLMSLGLVQVVTDLGRPVTAMGNNMLITRVAYEDTGGYEQLPFSIIEDFELFKAVLRHGYTSRNVFRPEVLAESLPIYTWRGLLHQRRRWMLGVEALPAWLKLCLGLYGSFHLVLLALAWLAGLKVALGVWLLKMLLQGGLAVLCFGRVGRRAPLELLPMFELYTILLTAGLTTFRLLPLRFEWKGRRYS, from the coding sequence ATGGTTTTCCTGACGCTGTACTTCCTGGGCTGGTTTGGGCTGCTGACTACGGCCATCGTGTTGTTCGCCCGGCGGCAAGGCAGTCCGCTACATCCCGTGCCACAGCCGCTGCCCCGCGTGAGCATTCTGATAGCTGCTCGCAACGAAGAAGCCGCCATTGCGCGGTGCCTCCGGGCCATCCGGGCACTACACTATCCTCCCGATCTGGTAGAAGTGCTGCTTGGCAACGATGGCTCCACCGATGATACTGCCGCCCAAGCACAGGCTAGTATGGAAGGCTATGCCGGCTCGTTTCAGATAATTTCTATCGAAGAAAAACTTGGTACGGCGCACGGCAAGGCCAATGTCCTGGCTCACCTCGCCCGCGTAGCAACCTCGGAGTATTTCTTTATCACCGACGCCGATATTGCCGTTCCTGCTTCCTGGTTGCAGGGCTTGCTAGGCCACCTGGCGCCCGGCGTAGGCATCGTGACGGGCCTCACGCTCGTGACGGGGGCCCGCCTGTTTCACCGCCTGCAGGGTCTGGACTGGCTGATGTCGCTGGGGCTGGTGCAGGTCGTGACGGACCTGGGGCGGCCTGTTACGGCCATGGGCAACAACATGCTCATCACGAGAGTGGCCTACGAGGATACTGGGGGCTACGAGCAGCTGCCATTTTCTATTATCGAAGATTTTGAGTTGTTCAAGGCGGTGCTTCGGCATGGCTACACCTCACGCAACGTATTTCGGCCCGAAGTGCTGGCCGAGTCGTTGCCCATCTATACATGGCGTGGCCTGCTGCACCAACGGCGGCGCTGGATGCTGGGGGTAGAGGCGCTGCCCGCGTGGCTGAAGCTGTGTTTGGGATTGTACGGCTCCTTCCACCTGGTGCTGCTGGCACTGGCCTGGCTGGCCGGATTGAAGGTGGCGCTGGGCGTTTGGCTGTTGAAAATGCTTCTGCAAGGTGGCCTAGCGGTTCTCTGCTTTGGGCGGGTAGGGCGCCGGGCGCCCCTTGAGCTGCTCCCGATGTTCGAGCTCTATACCATTTTGCTTACTGCCGGTTTGACAACGTTTCGTCTTCTGCCGCTTCGGTTTGAGTGGAAGGGCCGTCGATACTCCTAA
- a CDS encoding polysaccharide deacetylase family protein — protein sequence MRLFRMPAPVRRLFPDCLWEMPATNPPTIYLTFDDGPIPEETPFVLETLARFNARGTFFCVGDNLHRHPEVAQEVVAQGHRLANHTYHHISGWRHSRARYLQDVGQCQALLDALQPEPRPLIRPPYGRITIPLAQALNSTHQVVMWDVLTYDYDRDFAAEKCLHHAIRNTRPGSITVFHDSLKASRNMRYVLPRYLQHFSEQGYRFERL from the coding sequence GTGCGCTTGTTTCGAATGCCGGCTCCGGTGCGGCGCCTGTTTCCTGACTGCCTCTGGGAGATGCCTGCCACCAACCCGCCCACCATCTATCTGACCTTCGACGACGGCCCCATTCCGGAGGAAACGCCGTTTGTCCTGGAAACCCTGGCCCGGTTCAATGCCCGCGGCACGTTCTTTTGCGTGGGCGACAACCTGCACCGCCACCCCGAAGTAGCGCAAGAAGTAGTAGCGCAGGGCCATCGGCTGGCCAACCACACCTACCACCACATCAGCGGCTGGCGCCATTCCCGCGCCCGGTATCTGCAGGATGTAGGCCAGTGCCAAGCCCTGCTTGATGCGCTGCAGCCCGAGCCTAGGCCACTCATACGCCCACCCTACGGCCGTATCACTATCCCGCTGGCGCAGGCCCTGAACAGCACCCACCAAGTAGTTATGTGGGACGTGCTGACCTACGACTACGACCGGGATTTTGCCGCCGAAAAGTGCCTGCACCACGCTATTCGCAATACCCGGCCCGGCTCCATCACCGTCTTTCACGACAGCCTGAAAGCCAGCCGTAACATGCGCTACGTGCTGCCGCGGTACCTGCAGCATTTTTCCGAGCAAGGCTACCGGTTTGAGCGGCTCTAG
- a CDS encoding glycosyltransferase family 4 protein, which translates to MEIAVNVRFLLPGDKLEGIGRFTYETLRRLVRQHPEHTFHFLFDRPFDSRYLFGANVIPHVLGPPARHPVLWVAWFEGAVSRWLRRYRPAVFLSPDGYTTLRTRVPRVTVLHDLAFEHFPQDVDRLTLRYYQFFTPRFAQASKRVVAVSEATRQDIVRAYGVPAEKIGVVYNAVDEQFRPLPEADQQATRDRFSAGKPYFLFVGALQPRKNLINLLRAFDQFKQETNAPTKLLVVGRTAWKAGPIFEVYRHMQFRHDVHLTGRVTDDELVQLYAAAFATAYVPYFEGFGIPIIEAQACGSPVITSNCSSMPEVAGGAAQLVDPFQVESIANGLRVLHTQHDRRLELIARGFRNVQRFSWEQSAHALWLMLESAVNTK; encoded by the coding sequence TTGGAAATTGCCGTCAATGTCCGCTTCCTGCTGCCCGGCGATAAGCTGGAAGGCATCGGGCGTTTCACTTATGAAACGCTGCGCCGACTTGTGCGGCAGCACCCGGAGCATACGTTTCACTTTCTCTTCGACCGGCCTTTTGATTCCCGGTACCTGTTTGGTGCTAATGTAATACCACATGTCCTGGGGCCGCCGGCGCGGCACCCGGTGTTGTGGGTGGCCTGGTTCGAAGGCGCCGTGTCGCGCTGGCTGCGGCGGTACCGGCCGGCTGTGTTCCTCAGTCCCGATGGCTATACCACTCTTCGCACGCGCGTGCCCCGCGTAACGGTGCTACATGATCTGGCTTTCGAGCACTTTCCCCAGGATGTTGACCGGCTTACGTTGCGCTATTACCAGTTTTTTACGCCACGTTTTGCTCAGGCCTCCAAGCGGGTGGTAGCCGTTTCAGAAGCTACCCGGCAGGATATAGTGCGTGCCTATGGGGTACCCGCCGAGAAAATAGGCGTAGTCTACAACGCGGTCGACGAGCAGTTTCGGCCTCTGCCGGAAGCCGATCAGCAAGCCACGCGCGACCGGTTTAGTGCAGGCAAACCTTACTTTCTTTTTGTAGGAGCGCTGCAGCCACGCAAGAACCTCATCAATCTGCTGCGCGCTTTCGATCAGTTCAAGCAGGAAACCAACGCCCCCACCAAGCTGCTGGTAGTAGGCCGCACCGCCTGGAAAGCTGGCCCTATCTTCGAGGTGTACCGGCATATGCAGTTCCGCCACGATGTGCACTTAACGGGCCGCGTAACCGACGACGAACTGGTGCAACTATATGCGGCGGCCTTTGCTACAGCCTATGTGCCGTATTTCGAGGGCTTCGGCATTCCCATCATTGAGGCGCAAGCGTGCGGCTCACCGGTTATTACCTCCAACTGCAGCTCCATGCCCGAAGTAGCCGGCGGCGCGGCGCAGCTCGTCGATCCATTTCAGGTAGAGTCTATTGCCAATGGTCTACGCGTGCTGCACACCCAGCACGACAGGCGGCTGGAGCTCATTGCCCGCGGGTTTCGCAACGTGCAGCGCTTTTCCTGGGAGCAAAGCGCCCACGCTCTGTGGCTCATGCTGGAGTCGGCGGTCAATACCAAATAA
- a CDS encoding FkbM family methyltransferase — MNPLLQQLDQVENLANATKWHRLLHAPGKYLYAIGFRQLVYARTKKGLVKQVNTFFGVPMQVVLPAGTDIYLTGGKSHSSEIRLARFLINTLQPGDTFLDVGGHFGYFALLASRLVGQSGRVLAYEASRSTYAVLAENVKGKANIEAINQAVSDKQETISFYEFPVLYNEFNSMDVAQFAGEKWFKEFKPTRIDIPATRIDDVLATTNREPAVIKIDVEGAELKVIGGAADSLRRLRPFVVMEYLEPKRHNAEHQKAVTLLQELGYAAHSLDAAGQPVPCADLDAFLVQHNYDSDNFVFIKR; from the coding sequence ATGAATCCCCTCCTGCAGCAGCTTGATCAAGTAGAAAACCTGGCCAATGCCACCAAATGGCACCGCCTACTACACGCTCCGGGGAAGTATCTGTACGCTATTGGGTTTCGGCAGCTGGTGTATGCCCGCACCAAAAAGGGTCTGGTGAAGCAGGTAAACACGTTTTTCGGGGTGCCCATGCAAGTGGTGCTACCCGCCGGAACCGATATTTACCTGACCGGCGGCAAGTCGCACAGCTCGGAAATCCGGCTGGCCCGCTTCCTCATCAATACCCTGCAGCCCGGCGACACGTTTTTGGATGTGGGAGGACACTTCGGCTATTTTGCCCTGCTGGCCTCGCGCCTGGTAGGCCAGTCGGGCCGGGTACTGGCCTACGAGGCCTCGCGCAGCACCTACGCCGTGCTGGCCGAAAACGTGAAGGGGAAAGCCAATATTGAGGCCATAAACCAAGCCGTTTCCGATAAACAGGAAACAATATCCTTCTATGAGTTTCCGGTGCTCTACAACGAGTTCAACTCGATGGATGTAGCGCAATTTGCGGGTGAGAAGTGGTTTAAGGAGTTCAAGCCCACGCGTATTGATATTCCTGCCACTCGTATTGATGACGTTCTGGCAACGACCAACCGCGAGCCGGCCGTTATCAAAATCGACGTGGAAGGAGCGGAGCTAAAGGTAATTGGGGGCGCGGCAGACAGCCTGCGCCGGCTGCGCCCATTTGTCGTGATGGAGTACCTGGAGCCCAAGCGCCACAACGCGGAGCACCAAAAGGCGGTGACGCTGCTGCAGGAACTAGGCTACGCGGCACATTCGTTGGATGCCGCTGGCCAGCCCGTGCCCTGCGCCGACCTGGATGCGTTTCTGGTGCAGCACAACTACGACTCCGACAACTTCGTGTTTATCAAGCGGTAG
- a CDS encoding oligosaccharide flippase family protein has translation MAGPQILSLSTPRIKRFFGNISLVVLLNLLVKPGWVVLENIVQDRLGHAAFGLFTALSALTLVLATVSDLGLTHYSVKRVASEPAFLTEYFPTILPLRGLLNVVALAGMLAVGWIIGYRGYPLLLLGAIGLSLLLAQYGQFLRGTLQAHQHFNTDAVLSVFEKFLLLGLVLGLLPLGLTLERYVGVRVAAAIFTTVLLYALMTRLFGRVRYRWQWAQARTVLRETVPFAVITLLYGVNERVDMVMLERLASPTEAGYYAGAYRWVDAVMMYIWTVLPLFFAKFAGAAHNQQEQRDLLWFGQRVVTVPMLLVCAFVLFRGEVLFWQFKHSTPEEVARMAWCLKILFVNVLVHSFFALYASLLNSTRLVNMVSWLVGISVTLNIALNVVFLPRYGAIAAAWNTLFCAVFVSGVYVWLVQKKAGVAVPWALLTRMLAVFGALCGAWYAMQTYLQLPWLLEAVAAGIVFLGLVPALGIVRLAELKQLLKRKTEA, from the coding sequence GTGGCTGGACCCCAGATTCTCAGTTTAAGCACGCCCCGCATCAAACGATTTTTCGGAAATATCAGTCTTGTGGTGCTGCTCAACCTGTTGGTAAAGCCTGGCTGGGTGGTGCTCGAAAATATTGTGCAGGACCGGCTAGGCCATGCTGCCTTCGGCCTGTTCACTGCGCTGTCGGCCCTCACGCTGGTCTTGGCCACCGTCTCGGATCTGGGCCTGACGCACTACAGCGTGAAGCGCGTGGCCTCGGAGCCGGCTTTTCTTACGGAGTACTTTCCTACCATTTTGCCTCTACGTGGCCTTCTGAACGTGGTGGCGCTGGCCGGGATGCTGGCCGTGGGGTGGATTATTGGCTACCGCGGCTACCCCTTGCTGCTGCTCGGGGCCATTGGGCTTAGCTTGTTGCTGGCCCAGTACGGGCAGTTTTTGCGCGGCACACTCCAAGCCCACCAGCACTTCAATACCGATGCAGTACTGTCGGTATTCGAGAAGTTCCTGCTGCTAGGCCTGGTGCTAGGCCTGTTGCCGCTGGGGCTCACACTGGAGCGCTACGTAGGCGTGCGGGTGGCGGCGGCCATCTTCACTACGGTGTTGCTGTATGCCCTCATGACGCGCCTTTTCGGACGAGTGCGCTACCGCTGGCAATGGGCCCAGGCCCGCACCGTGCTGCGAGAAACCGTGCCTTTTGCTGTTATCACGCTGCTGTATGGCGTGAATGAGCGCGTAGATATGGTAATGCTGGAGCGCCTGGCTTCGCCCACCGAGGCGGGTTACTATGCCGGCGCTTACCGTTGGGTTGATGCCGTGATGATGTATATCTGGACGGTGCTGCCGCTGTTCTTTGCCAAGTTTGCGGGCGCTGCCCACAACCAGCAGGAGCAGCGCGACCTGCTCTGGTTTGGGCAGCGCGTAGTTACGGTGCCCATGCTGCTGGTATGTGCCTTTGTGCTGTTTCGGGGTGAGGTGCTGTTCTGGCAGTTCAAGCATAGCACCCCTGAGGAAGTGGCCCGCATGGCGTGGTGCCTCAAAATCCTGTTTGTGAATGTGCTGGTGCATTCCTTCTTCGCGCTTTATGCTTCCCTGCTCAACAGCACCCGCCTCGTAAACATGGTTAGCTGGCTGGTAGGCATAAGCGTGACCCTGAATATTGCGCTGAATGTGGTGTTTCTGCCGCGCTACGGAGCTATTGCGGCCGCCTGGAATACACTTTTCTGTGCTGTGTTCGTTTCCGGGGTGTATGTGTGGCTGGTGCAAAAGAAGGCCGGCGTGGCGGTACCGTGGGCTTTGCTAACCCGGATGCTGGCCGTTTTTGGGGCATTGTGTGGGGCCTGGTATGCCATGCAAACCTACCTGCAGCTCCCGTGGCTGCTGGAAGCGGTGGCAGCCGGAATAGTATTCCTGGGCCTCGTGCCGGCGTTGGGTATTGTGCGGCTGGCAGAACTTAAACAACTACTGAAACGCAAAACAGAAGCGTAA
- a CDS encoding GumC domain-containing protein, producing the protein MTERPYSLLGLWPIINRWKNLVLAALVLALVVSTLVAFLLPNIYSSTSVFFPTNPQNSDPDRIVEGQKLELGGRTEDLDRVITVGGSQPVAELILKRFNLYEHYGVGNPGTDKAENDALREFSDNLDIVRNERDVIELTFQDTDKKLAARIANSMVAVIDSINQQLTLENRRNVLGLFKQRYEFLNKEYETSRRQVVQARQRYGIFGPEQQSRYLAREIVRVERELNQTGQYVKTRGLRLALQRIKQDELENTTNTESYLAREIVETESALQQEKGGPKATSLRRALRGLTQASSGNLINAESYINGIDSLNLLTARVTDLQDRLVKAQGEYETAELSIKARISSLYVVQKAYPATRKSKPVRWLIVVGSVFITLALSIVIITLLELYRRGQRPAVATL; encoded by the coding sequence ATGACCGAGCGTCCTTATTCTCTTCTAGGCCTGTGGCCTATTATTAATCGTTGGAAAAACTTAGTACTAGCTGCCTTGGTGCTGGCTTTGGTCGTCAGTACTCTTGTGGCTTTTCTGCTGCCAAATATCTATTCTTCCACTTCGGTTTTCTTCCCTACAAACCCACAAAACTCTGACCCCGACCGCATTGTGGAAGGACAGAAGTTGGAACTTGGCGGGCGCACCGAAGACCTGGACCGGGTGATTACCGTGGGTGGTTCGCAGCCGGTGGCCGAACTGATACTTAAGCGCTTCAACCTATACGAGCACTATGGTGTGGGCAACCCCGGCACCGACAAAGCCGAAAACGACGCCCTGCGGGAGTTCAGCGACAACCTAGACATTGTACGCAATGAGCGTGATGTTATTGAGCTCACCTTTCAAGACACCGATAAGAAGCTGGCAGCCCGCATTGCCAACAGTATGGTGGCCGTTATTGACTCTATCAATCAGCAGCTTACGCTGGAAAACCGGCGCAACGTACTAGGCCTGTTTAAGCAGCGCTACGAGTTTTTGAACAAAGAATATGAGACTTCCCGCCGCCAGGTGGTGCAGGCTCGGCAACGGTACGGCATCTTCGGTCCGGAGCAACAGTCGCGCTACTTAGCCCGCGAAATTGTGCGCGTGGAGCGGGAGCTGAATCAGACGGGGCAATATGTTAAAACGCGCGGCTTGCGCCTGGCCCTTCAGCGCATCAAGCAGGATGAATTGGAGAATACCACCAATACCGAAAGCTACCTGGCCCGCGAAATTGTAGAAACGGAAAGCGCCCTGCAACAAGAAAAAGGTGGCCCCAAAGCTACCAGCCTACGTCGGGCGCTCCGGGGCCTCACGCAAGCCAGCAGCGGCAACCTGATCAATGCTGAAAGCTACATCAACGGCATCGACTCGCTGAACCTGCTGACGGCTCGGGTAACGGATTTGCAGGACCGCTTGGTGAAAGCCCAGGGCGAGTACGAAACGGCTGAATTATCCATCAAAGCGCGTATTTCGTCGCTCTACGTGGTGCAGAAGGCGTACCCCGCTACTCGCAAAAGCAAGCCTGTTCGTTGGCTGATTGTGGTGGGTTCAGTATTCATTACGCTGGCCCTCTCGATTGTGATTATCACGCTGCTGGAGCTCTACCGACGTGGCCAGCGCCCAGCCGTAGCTACACTGTGA